The Acidobacteriota bacterium nucleotide sequence GTTGCTCACCACCAAGACCTTCTCTCCTTCCCACAGCCCGACCTTTTCCACCAGCTCGGAGTCGATGGTGATGCTGCCGATGTAGTCGATATCGGCTCCGGTGACAACGGCCTTGTGAATCTTTGAACGATAAATCCAACGCATAGCATTTCAGTCCTTCTCGACTCGATGAGCGACGCCGGCGGCCCCGGCGATGGGGCCAAAGGGTGCTTCGAGCAGAAGATTGTCAATCAGGCGAATCGTACCGTAAAACACCGCTAAGGAGAGGAGGACCTCGGTTCCGATCCGGTCGCACTCAGCCAAGGAAGCGGGGTTGGCGACGCTAACATAGTCGATGCGGGCGAGGGGCTCCGCGTCGATGATCTCGGTCATCCGCCGGCGCAAGACCTCGCCGCTGCCCTCGCCGTTGGCCAAGGCTTCGGCGGCGGCCCGCAGGGCGCGGTAGAGGACCGGGGCGGAGCGTCGCTGCTCCGGGCTCAGGCGGGCGTTGCGGGAGCTCATGGCGAGGCCGTCTGCCTCGCGCACCGTCGGACAAATCACCACCTCCAGATCGAAGCCCAGATCCTGCGCCATGCGCTGGATCACCACGCATTGTTGAGCGTCCTTTTGGCCGAAGTAGGCGCGGGTGGGGCGGATCAGGCAGAAGAGCTTGGCGACCACGGTGGCTACGCCGCGGAAGTGACCGGAGCGGGATTGCCCCTCCAGCGGCTGCGAGGCCTCCTCGACGGTGACGTAGGTCTGGAAGCCCGGTGGGTAGACTTCCTCCGGTGGCGGGCAGAAGGCGAGATCGGTGCCGGCGTTCTCCAGTAGCTCCAGGTCCCGCTCCAGGTTGCGGGGATAGTTCTCCAGGTCTTCGCTCTGGTCGAATTGGGTGGGATTGACGAAGATGCTCGCCGCCACCCGCTGATTCTCCCGCCGAGCCCGATGGACGAGCTCCAGGTGACCTTGGTGAAGAAATCCCATGGTGGGGACCAGGCCCCAGGAGTCTCCCTCGTGACGGCGCCGGAGCGCTCGCAGCTCTTCGACGGTGCGGGCGATGTGCATGGTCAAGCTCCTCGAGGATGGGATCGGGCGGCGAGTAGATCCCGAAGCATCGCCGGCTCCGGCAGCTCGGAACCCGCGCGCTGGTTCTCGTCGTCCACCGGGGGTCCGCCGAGCAGGCTCCAGAGCAGGGCGTTGAAGGGAGTGGCGACGCCCCGTCGCCGGCCTTCCCGGACCACCGCCCCGGTGATGGTATCGACCTCCGTGACGGCTCCCCGGCGGTGGTCCTGGAGCATGGAGGAGAGGTTGGCGGCGGTGCGCCGGCAGACTTCTGCAGCCCTTTCTCCGGCGGTGTCGAGGGAGGCGTTGGGAGGCTTCAAGAAGGGGAGCCGGGCCCCCGCAGCCCGCGCCACCGCGGCGGCCTCGGCGGCGGCCCGGTCGAGGAGCCGCCGGGCCCGGGGATCCTGCACCAGGAAGCCGTTGGGCACGTCCAGCAGGGCGGTGAGGGGGTTGATGGCGGCGTTCACCACCAGCTTGCCCCACAGCAGGCTGACGCCGTCGTCGGTGAGGGTGGGCTCGAAGCCGGCCTGCTCCAACAGCCGCGCCGCCGCTTCCAGCTTCCCGGCGGTGGCGGGACGGCGGGCGAGGGCGGTAGTGCCGGCGCCGGCGTGGCGAACCACCCCCGGGGCGATGAATCGGGCCCCGTGCTCGGTGGTGCCCACCGCCGCTCGCCGGGCGCCCACGGCTCCCTCCAGCAGCTCCAGATTGCCCCATCCGTTCTGCAGGGACAGGGCCAATCCTCCGGCACCGTTCGCCGTCGGTTCCTCTGTTGGCAGCTCGGGGCCTAGGAGGATGCGCGCCCAGGCCGCGGCGCGGTGGGTTGCGGGGCTCTTGACCAGGACCAGCACCAGATCCGCCGGGGCCACGGCGGCGGGATCGTCCGCCACCCCTACGGGATAGCTGTGGCGGGTACCGTCGAGCTCCTCGAGGACGACGCCGTCGCGCTGCAGGCGCTGCAGCTGTTCCCGCCAGGTGCCTACCAGGGTCACCGGGACGTGGGGCTGGAGGTGGCCGCCGAAGAGGCAGGCCAGGGCGCCGGTGCCGACCACCGCTACCGACCGCGGCAGGGATGGCCGGGCGTCAC carries:
- the panC gene encoding pantoate--beta-alanine ligase — encoded protein: MHIARTVEELRALRRRHEGDSWGLVPTMGFLHQGHLELVHRARRENQRVAASIFVNPTQFDQSEDLENYPRNLERDLELLENAGTDLAFCPPPEEVYPPGFQTYVTVEEASQPLEGQSRSGHFRGVATVVAKLFCLIRPTRAYFGQKDAQQCVVIQRMAQDLGFDLEVVICPTVREADGLAMSSRNARLSPEQRRSAPVLYRALRAAAEALANGEGSGEVLRRRMTEIIDAEPLARIDYVSVANPASLAECDRIGTEVLLSLAVFYGTIRLIDNLLLEAPFGPIAGAAGVAHRVEKD
- a CDS encoding 2-dehydropantoate 2-reductase → MSDARPSLPRSVAVVGTGALACLFGGHLQPHVPVTLVGTWREQLQRLQRDGVVLEELDGTRHSYPVGVADDPAAVAPADLVLVLVKSPATHRAAAWARILLGPELPTEEPTANGAGGLALSLQNGWGNLELLEGAVGARRAAVGTTEHGARFIAPGVVRHAGAGTTALARRPATAGKLEAAARLLEQAGFEPTLTDDGVSLLWGKLVVNAAINPLTALLDVPNGFLVQDPRARRLLDRAAAEAAAVARAAGARLPFLKPPNASLDTAGERAAEVCRRTAANLSSMLQDHRRGAVTEVDTITGAVVREGRRRGVATPFNALLWSLLGGPPVDDENQRAGSELPEPAMLRDLLAARSHPRGA